From Paenibacillus sp. PK3_47, the proteins below share one genomic window:
- a CDS encoding flagellar protein FliT has translation MDELIRSLDQLTKAIIDRLQEATYEELEAFVEERQKLVDGIAEKRVICQLSPAQQSEINRILEQDYELLGRMNALRLEAQDFLMKRGQAKMQRNAYESAYTPDSILMDRKK, from the coding sequence CACTAAGGCGATTATAGACCGGCTTCAGGAAGCGACTTACGAGGAGCTTGAAGCTTTCGTTGAGGAGCGGCAGAAGCTTGTCGATGGCATCGCAGAAAAGAGGGTAATTTGTCAGCTCTCTCCTGCACAACAAAGCGAAATTAATCGAATTCTGGAGCAGGATTATGAGCTTCTGGGCCGGATGAATGCCCTTCGTCTCGAAGCGCAGGACTTTCTGATGAAACGCGGACAAGCCAAAATGCAGCGCAACGCCTACGAATCCGCCTACACCCCCGACAGCATCCTGATGGACCGCAAAAAATAA
- a CDS encoding S-layer homology domain-containing protein — protein sequence MKKTWRGLMTGILGVGMLFGSLGSVSAAPVPKDIQGHWAQGQLQEWLNKGYLGGYPDGTVKPNKPITRGEYVALVNRLFGFTETATINFQDVKSSNWVYSEVAKAVKAGYIGGYENNTFRASNPLTRQEAAVITAKVLRLNTNTTSLTFKDNAQIAGWAKGAVAAAANLKVINGYPDGTFGPKKALTRAEAVGIIGNSVVHKPAAGGSVNPLPSPTATPSPSATPAPTATATPAPTSPVTGGGSGGGSGGGGGGGGITAPSVSNVTYGHVGSVTADVYLTPSVTGSVYYAVVPYSSGVQAPTAEQIKNGQTSTGTPAVNYGKAAASANTTVSFSVYGLTPDTDYITYVALADSSGNWSTVSSVQLKTAPATATSINRVAPGNMGTVTADVYVTYGTEGGTSAPLRYVVVPANAADPTAVQIAAGQNSLGVQLAAPWTGQITPAPGIRQTLNLTGLTTNAGYKVYFITGSGSHWSPVEILRIQTKQS from the coding sequence ATGAAAAAAACTTGGCGTGGTCTTATGACTGGTATTCTCGGTGTCGGCATGTTGTTCGGTTCCCTGGGCAGCGTGTCTGCCGCACCTGTGCCAAAGGATATTCAGGGGCATTGGGCGCAAGGCCAGTTACAGGAGTGGTTAAATAAAGGCTACTTAGGCGGATACCCTGACGGTACCGTAAAACCGAACAAGCCCATTACCCGTGGTGAGTATGTGGCGCTTGTAAACCGGCTGTTTGGCTTTACAGAGACAGCGACGATTAATTTTCAGGATGTCAAAAGCTCCAACTGGGTCTACAGTGAAGTAGCCAAAGCTGTAAAAGCGGGATACATCGGCGGGTACGAAAATAATACCTTCCGTGCATCCAATCCGCTGACCAGACAAGAAGCGGCGGTAATTACCGCTAAAGTCCTTAGATTGAATACAAATACGACGTCCCTTACCTTCAAAGACAACGCGCAGATTGCTGGATGGGCAAAGGGTGCGGTAGCCGCAGCAGCGAACCTGAAAGTGATCAACGGATATCCTGATGGAACCTTTGGTCCGAAGAAGGCACTTACCCGGGCAGAGGCTGTCGGAATTATCGGCAACTCGGTAGTCCATAAGCCTGCAGCGGGTGGCTCGGTGAATCCACTCCCATCTCCAACGGCAACACCTTCCCCGTCAGCAACACCGGCTCCAACGGCAACAGCAACCCCAGCCCCAACCAGTCCGGTAACGGGTGGAGGAAGTGGTGGAGGTAGCGGTGGTGGTGGCGGTGGCGGCGGAATTACTGCTCCATCTGTAAGCAACGTGACTTACGGGCATGTCGGTTCAGTTACAGCAGATGTATATCTTACACCTTCCGTAACGGGATCTGTCTATTATGCTGTGGTACCATACAGCAGCGGTGTTCAAGCTCCTACTGCAGAGCAAATTAAAAACGGCCAGACCAGTACTGGAACACCAGCTGTAAATTACGGCAAGGCCGCTGCGTCTGCCAATACGACGGTATCCTTCTCGGTATATGGCCTGACGCCTGATACTGATTATATAACTTATGTGGCTCTTGCTGATTCATCAGGTAACTGGTCCACAGTGTCCTCCGTCCAGCTGAAGACTGCTCCAGCTACTGCTACTTCGATTAACCGTGTAGCTCCGGGGAATATGGGCACAGTGACAGCCGATGTGTATGTGACCTATGGAACAGAAGGAGGGACATCCGCACCGCTTAGATATGTTGTAGTTCCGGCTAATGCAGCAGATCCGACTGCTGTTCAAATTGCTGCCGGACAAAACAGTCTAGGCGTTCAATTAGCAGCACCCTGGACGGGTCAGATCACACCGGCTCCGGGAATAAGACAGACGCTGAACTTAACCGGACTGACTACCAATGCCGGGTACAAGGTGTATTTTATAACAGGCAGCGGAAGCCATTGGTCACCGGTAGAAATTCTGCGGATTCAGACAAAACAGTCTTAA
- a CDS encoding cold shock domain-containing protein gives MEGKVKWFNAEKGYGFIETADGGDVFVHFSAIQTEGFKTLDEGQSVEFDIVEGARGPQAANVIKL, from the coding sequence ATGGAAGGTAAAGTTAAATGGTTTAACGCAGAAAAAGGTTATGGTTTCATCGAAACTGCCGATGGTGGCGACGTATTCGTACACTTCTCCGCAATCCAAACTGAAGGCTTCAAGACTTTGGATGAAGGTCAATCCGTTGAGTTTGACATCGTAGAAGGCGCACGCGGACCACAAGCAGCTAACGTCATCAAATTATAA